A genomic segment from Phragmites australis chromosome 6, lpPhrAust1.1, whole genome shotgun sequence encodes:
- the LOC133922138 gene encoding probable sodium/metabolite cotransporter BASS3, chloroplastic, with amino-acid sequence MAAASSSHPALGPAAPLYHPHACPYASTRFSPPQPPLGALLWRRPRRVAPATFCSAPSLPRLGRVGWPRREGNAWLLSFRADTAAPSTAAGDPSQALSALLPLVVAATAVAALGNPATFSWVSKDYYAPALGGIMLSIGIKLSIDDFALAFKRPVPLSIGYAAQYVLKPLLGVLIAKAFRMPSAFFAGFVLTCCVSGAQLSSYASFLSKGDVALSILLTSCSTISSVVVTPVLTGLLIGSVVPVDGIAMAKSILQVVLVPVTLGLLLNTYAKGVVNVIQPVMPFVAMVCTSLCIGSPLAINRSKILSSEGFFLLLPIVAFHIVAFVVGYWISKLPQWRQEEPVCRTISVCTGMQSSTLAGLLATQFLGSSQAVPAACSVVIMAIFGLTLASYWGSGSRIRDVVVGFFPQASAGVSS; translated from the exons atggccgccgcctcctcctcccaccccGCCTTAGGCCCTGCCGCCCCCCTCTACCACCCCCATGCCTGCCCCTACGCCTCCACCCGCTTCTCCCCGCCGCAGCCGCCCCTCGGCGCGCTCCtctggcggcggccgcggcgggtgGCGCCCGCCACCTTCTGCTCCGCGCCGTCGCTGCCACGACTCGGCCGCGTCGGCTGGCCACGCCGGGAGGGCAACGCGTGGCTGCTCTCCTTCCGCGCCGACACCGCGGCGCCGTCCACAGCGGCCGGCGACCCCTCGCAGGCGCTCTCCGCGCTGCTcccgctcgtcgtcgccgccaccgccgtcgccgcgctcgGGAACCCCGCCACCTTCTCCTG GGTCTCCAAGGACTACTACGCGCCTGCGCTTGGCGGCATCATGCTGTCCATTGGCATCAAGCTTTCCATCGACGACTTCGCTCTCGCCTTCAAGCG GCCCGTGCCACTATCGATTGGCTACGCTGCGCAGTACGTGCTCAAGCCATTGTTGGGTGTGCTAATCGCAAAGGCATTCAGGATGCCATCGGCATTCTTTGCGGGTTTCGTGCTTACTTGCTGCGTCTCAGGGGCTCAGCTGTCAAGCTATGCCAGCTTCCTCAGCAAAGGGGATGTGGCGTTGAGCATTTTGTTGACGAGCTGCTCGACTATATCTTCGGTGGTTGTCACACCTGTTCTCACTGGATTGTTGATTGGTTCAGTGGTTCCGGTTGATGGAATTGCGATGGCGAAATCTATCTTGCAG GTGGTTCTTGTTCCTGTAACACTCGGCCTTCTTCTGAATACTTATGCAAAGGGAGTGGTGAATGTTATACAACCAGTAATGCCATTTGTTGCTATGGTGTGCACTTCTTTGTGTATTGGCAGCCCTCTTGCTATAAATAGGAGCAAGATCCTCTCTTCAGAAGGATTCTTTTTACTTCTCCCCATAGTGGCTTTCCACATTGTTGCATTCGTTGTGGGTTACTGGATTTCCAAGTTGCCACAATGGAG GCAAGAAGAGCCTGTTTGCAGGACAATTTCAGTATGTACTGGGATGCAGAGCTCCACCCTTGCTGGACTTCTCGCTACACAATTTCTTGGAAGCAGTCAGGCAGTTCCTGCAGCATGTTCTGTTGTCATCATGGCAATATTTGGTTTGACTCTTGCATCATACTGGGGAAGTGGTTCTCGAATAAGAGATGTCGTTGTGGGATTCTTTCCACAAGCTTCCGCAGGTGTGAGCTCGTGA